A portion of the Echeneis naucrates chromosome 5, fEcheNa1.1, whole genome shotgun sequence genome contains these proteins:
- the ngfb gene encoding nerve growth factor has translation MRSSVLVLFLFFSAQAVATIRGDSCTTTTAQQQDPGDGPSSIPKVDPKLFTKRHYLSPRVLFSSQPPDADPAAAQGAGRRSRRRAGQPEHRGVYSVCESISVWVSNKTKATDISGNEVTVLPDVNINNVNKKQYFFETTCNSARSGGSGCLGIDARHWNSYCTNSHTFVRALTSFKNLVAWRLIRINVACVCVLSRKSWRQ, from the coding sequence ATGAGGTCGTCCGTGCTGGTCCTGTTCCTCTTCTTCAGTGCCCAGGCCGTGGCCACCATCAGAGGGGACTCGTGCACCACCACGACGGCACAGCAGCAAGATCCAGGCGACGGCCCCAGTTCAATCCCCAAAGTGGACCCCAAACTCTTCACCAAGCGCCACTACCTCTCACCCAGGGTGCTCTTCAGCTCACAGCCCCCTGATGCAGATCCGGCAGCAGCGCAGGGTGCCGGGAGAAGGAGCCGGAGGCGAGCTGGGCAGCCCGAGCACCGAGGGGTctactctgtgtgtgagagcatcAGCGTCTGGGTCAGCAACAAGACCAAAGCGACAGACATCTCAGGCAACGAGGTGACAGTGCTCCCAGATGTGAATATCAACAATGTCAACAAGAAGCAGTATTTCTTTGAGACGACGTGCAACAGCGCTCGCTCGGGCGGCTCAGGCTGCCTGGGAATCGATGCGAGACACTGGAACTCCTACTGCACCAACTCACACACTTTTGTACGAGCGTTGACTTCCTTTAAAAACCTGGTGGCCTGGAGGCTCATACGCATCAACGtggcctgcgtgtgtgtgctcagCCGCAAGTCGTGGCGGCAGTGA